The Amycolatopsis sp. DG1A-15b genome window below encodes:
- a CDS encoding helix-turn-helix domain-containing protein, with protein sequence MTSREGSLTLDRGLALLQAVADAGGDAATISELAVAIGASRAAVYRLLVPLSERGLVWRDGTKVRLGVGLLRLAGQVLPQLRDAAGPVLRELAEKVGATAHLSVAQGTQALAVAVVEPSWTNFHVAYRVGSRHSLTAGAAGKAMTLRPGGDGWVTSTGELEAGASGVAAPVRGVPGLRASVGVVSMEPLKAAEVGPQVVAAATRLAGVLKTDG encoded by the coding sequence GTGACCAGCCGGGAGGGGTCGCTGACGCTCGACCGCGGCTTGGCGCTGCTGCAGGCAGTGGCCGACGCCGGCGGCGACGCGGCGACCATCTCCGAGCTGGCCGTGGCCATCGGAGCCAGCCGCGCGGCCGTCTACCGGCTGCTCGTGCCGCTGTCCGAACGCGGGCTGGTCTGGCGGGACGGCACGAAGGTCCGGCTCGGCGTCGGGCTGCTCCGGCTGGCCGGGCAGGTGCTCCCGCAGCTGCGGGACGCGGCGGGCCCGGTGCTGCGCGAGCTGGCCGAGAAGGTCGGCGCGACCGCGCACCTGTCGGTCGCGCAGGGGACGCAAGCGCTTGCGGTGGCCGTCGTCGAACCGTCCTGGACGAATTTCCACGTCGCCTACCGGGTCGGCAGCCGGCACTCGCTGACCGCCGGCGCGGCCGGCAAGGCGATGACCCTGCGTCCCGGCGGCGACGGCTGGGTGACGTCGACAGGGGAGCTCGAGGCGGGCGCGTCCGGCGTCGCGGCGCCGGTCCGCGGGGTCCCGGGGCTGCGGGCGAGCGTCGGCGTCGTCTCGATGGAGCCGCTGAAGGCGGCCGAAGTGGGCCCCCAGGTCGTCGCGGCCGCCACCCGGCTGGCCGGCGTCCTGAAGACGGACGGCTAA
- a CDS encoding TMEM165/GDT1 family protein, protein MVALISAFGLVLAVELPDKTLVATLVLTTRFRGWPVFAGVCAAFAVQCVIAVAFGSVLTLLPDVVLSLVVAAMFGLGSFMLLREGFSKADEAGEDASRTGPSPLSFTRSAMTSFGVLFAAEWGDASQLATASLAARIGNPFAVGVGAFTALVVVAGLAVFIGAKIRSRIKPKLIQRCAGFGFAGFAAFALVQLAF, encoded by the coding sequence ATGGTGGCGCTGATCAGCGCGTTCGGCCTGGTCCTCGCTGTGGAACTGCCGGACAAGACGCTCGTCGCGACCCTGGTGCTGACCACCCGTTTTCGCGGCTGGCCGGTTTTCGCCGGGGTCTGCGCCGCGTTCGCCGTGCAATGCGTCATAGCGGTCGCGTTCGGCAGCGTGTTGACGCTGTTGCCGGACGTGGTCCTTTCGCTGGTCGTCGCCGCGATGTTCGGCCTCGGCTCTTTCATGCTCCTTCGCGAGGGATTCAGCAAGGCCGACGAAGCAGGCGAAGACGCTTCGCGCACCGGGCCCTCGCCGCTGTCCTTCACCCGCTCGGCGATGACGTCGTTCGGCGTGCTCTTCGCCGCCGAGTGGGGCGACGCCTCCCAGCTCGCGACGGCGAGCCTCGCCGCCCGCATCGGCAACCCCTTCGCCGTCGGCGTCGGCGCCTTCACCGCGCTCGTCGTGGTGGCCGGGCTCGCCGTGTTCATCGGCGCGAAGATCCGCAGCCGGATCAAGCCGAAGCTGATCCAGCGCTGCGCCGGGTTCGGGTTCGCCGGGTTCGCCGCGTTCGCCCTGGTCCAGCTGGCCTTCTGA
- a CDS encoding DUF998 domain-containing protein, which produces MNSPKTHAVSPLHGRVALGGIGLAVAISIDLHLRLSGQVSPIWQTLSEYVYGKLGTSSAAPLFSVMCLALSLGSVALLAGIAKAHRPGTTAVCVLLGVWSAGLLVCGLVPVDPDGQARSLAGQVHNIAALTAFIALPAAAFVLTKKGRERCPWEPRRTTIRRLATASFVSVGVVLGGFVLTLVLGPAQQDVTLGLFERLLFTVDVALLLTMVRPLR; this is translated from the coding sequence GTGAACTCGCCGAAGACGCACGCCGTCTCGCCACTGCACGGCCGGGTCGCGCTCGGCGGCATCGGCCTCGCCGTGGCCATCTCGATCGACCTGCACCTGCGGCTGTCCGGCCAGGTCAGCCCGATCTGGCAGACGCTCTCCGAGTACGTCTACGGCAAGCTCGGCACGTCCTCGGCCGCTCCCCTGTTCAGCGTGATGTGCCTGGCGCTGTCGCTGGGCTCGGTCGCCCTGCTCGCCGGGATCGCCAAGGCCCACCGCCCGGGCACCACCGCCGTCTGCGTCCTGCTCGGCGTCTGGTCGGCCGGGCTGCTGGTCTGCGGGCTCGTGCCCGTCGACCCGGACGGTCAGGCGCGTTCGCTCGCCGGGCAGGTCCACAACATCGCCGCCCTGACGGCGTTCATCGCGCTGCCGGCGGCCGCGTTCGTGCTGACGAAGAAGGGCCGCGAGCGCTGCCCGTGGGAACCCCGCCGGACGACGATCCGGCGCCTGGCCACGGCGAGCTTCGTCAGCGTCGGCGTGGTGCTCGGCGGGTTCGTCCTGACGCTCGTCCTCGGCCCGGCCCAGCAGGACGTCACGCTGGGCCTCTTCGAGCGGCTGCTGTTCACCGTCGACGTCGCCCTGCTGCTGACTATGGTCCGGCCGCTGCGTTAG